cttcgatcgagaattgctggcggtgcacttggctgtccgtcactttcgccatttcttagaaggtacacccttcgtcattcgcacagaccacatgcctctggtgcacgccttcactcgacagtctgacgcctcgtccgcccgtcaacgccgacatctctccgccgtggctgaatacaattgcaccctccaatacgtccctgggaaaatgaatcccgttgccgacgccctgtcaagaaacacgttggctgccgttcaactgggattggattacaacgccctggctgaagcccaacgacaggatccagagtatcaagcttgtaggacatcctgcatgtccctccgttgggaggattttcccctcgaaaactccaacaccaccctcctctgtgacgtcagtactggtagaccgcgaccttggattcctgctcccatgcgccgacaggtgtttgatttcatccacggcctttcacatccctcgtgccgttctactgcacagctgctgaaggcaaagttcatttggcacggcatttctaaggatgctaaggattgggtccgtgcctgtacttcttgccaaacttccaaagtacatcgacacacggattcaggagtgggcatctttcctcaacctcagcgtcgtttcgcacacattcacgtcgacgttgtaggccccctacccacatcacaaggacatcgttacatgtttaccgtcatcgaccgctccactcgttggcctgaagccattcccatggaaactgcaacgtcctcctcatgtacatctgccttactctctggatggatttcaagatgcggtatccctgagcatattacttctgacaggggaaccactttcacctctcaattatggacgtcattagcgagtctcctgggcatcaccctacatcagacaacggcctacaaccccgctgccaatggaatggttgaacgttttcatcgcaccctcaaagcagctttgatgtcccgctgcaaggattgcaactggtttactcagcttccctgggtcctacttggactaaggaccactcctaaagacgccctcgacgtctcggcagccgaaatggtgtatggcgacccgttggtcgtccctgccgagttttttccttctacaacctcctccgacgatctccagcgcatacgtcacgtcgtgggaaaatttactccgtgccgccagacttacaagccctcagcgaagcatcacataccaacggacttgcactctgcaacgcacgtcttcctgcgcaacgacaccagcaagccaccgttaatgcccCCCTACACGGgacatttccttgtgatccgacgcagtcctaaagcattcctcctaaacattcggggcaaagaagactgggtctccattgatcgtctaaaaccggcttatcttctgccagatgacccgcctacagttcgcctctctagatcagggcgccctatttaacatgtacagtatgtcatttttaggggggggagccatgtaccaaccgtgtgtcacacaattgtacataattcctattgtatatattatgcttgtatctgcgctcttccctcgcactaaaaacaacctgaatgatcatgtctccggttttcctctgaactttgtctgtctctcaaacatgccatgtcctgttgccttaccgttttgtatataaaggagagtgttctataacaatatagctcagtcgtttccaatctgcctttgatttcacaacccctctctcggcccgtcgcaatagatatatagatatatatatgtatataaatatatatatatatatatatatataaatatacatatatgtatatatatgtataaatatatatatatatatatatatatatagatatatatatatatatatatatgtatatatatacatatatatatatatatatatatgtatatatatacatatatatatgtatatatatatatatatatctatatatatacatatatatatatatatatataaatatatacatttatatatatataccctgtatatatatatatatatatataagtatgtatatatatatttacatatatttatacatatatatatatacatatatatatatatctatatatatgtatatatatatatatatatatatttatatatataaatatatatatatatatatatatatgtatatatatatatatttatatacacatatatatctatatctatatatatatatatatatatatgtatatatatatatatatatatacatatatatatataaaatatatatatatatatatatgtatatatatatatctatatacagtatatacaaatatatatatatatatatatatgtatttatatatgtacgtatatatatatatatatatgtatctatatatatatatatatatatatgtacatatatatatatatatatatacacacgtacacacacacatatatatatatacatatatatatatatatatatacaaatatatatatatatatatatatatgtatatatatatatatttatatatgtacctatatatatatatatatatatacatatgtacatatttatagatttatatatatatatatatatatacacgtacacacacacacacacacacatatatatatatatatataaatatatatatatatatatacctacacacacatacacacacacacacacatatatatatatatatacagtatatatatacacacacacacatatatatatatatatatatatacagtatatatatacacacacatatatatatatatatgtatatatatatatatatatatatacatatatacatatatatatatatatatatacatatacagtatatatatatatatatacatatatatatatatatatatatatacatatacagtatatatatatatatatactgtatatatatatatatatatgtatttatatgtatatatatatatatatatatacatttatatatatttatacatatatacatatatatatatatatatacatatatatatatatatatatatatctaaaaatgtatttatctatatacatatgtatatatatatatatatatatacatatatatatatatatgtatatatatatatatatatacatatatatataaaacatttgttccaacttagaacgtttgaagttctactgattcaactacccgattagaaggatcattccacaacttggaaacagctggaataaggcatctagaatactgtgtattatagagcctcatgatggagaatggctgtctattagaattaactgcctggctagtTATACGatcagaatagaattgtccagagagatctgaatgtaaaggatggtcagagttatgaaaaattttatgcaacatgcagaatgaactaattgaacgacggtgccaaagattaatatatagatcaagaataaggaattcaatagaccgtaagtttctgtctaacaaattaagatgagaatcatcagttgaacaccagacagaagaacaatactcaaaacaagccaataagccattttttttttttttgcaattgaagaagacacagaccaaatgtgtctaccaaaagtaaatttgctgtcgagaattacacctaaaattttaagagtcatacaaatttaaagaaacattatcaatactgagatccggatgattagagccaccgtccttgatctacttacaatcatactttgagtttttaggattcaacttcataccccataatttgcactctgtactaattttagctaaatctctataagggattcaccaacaccagatttacattcaggggatggagttgatgcaaagagagtagcatcatctgcatatgcaacaagctcacacacacacacacacacacatatatatatatatatatattttatatatatatatatatgtgtgtgtaagtttaactatatatatatatatatatatatatgtttatgtatatatatgtatatatatacatatatatatatatatatatacacacacatatatatatatatatatacatacacatatatatatatttatatatatatatatatatatacatatatatatatatatatacatatatttatatatatatatatatatatatatattttatatatatatatatatatattatatatatatataaatatatatatatattttatatatatatatatatatatatgtttatatatatatatatatatatgtttatgtatatatatatatatatgtttatgtatatatatatatatatatatgtatatatatacatatatatatatatatatacacacacacacacatatatatatatatatatacatacacacacacacacacacatatatatatatatatatatagtagaccccAGGGTACGGCGTCtgcagcttacgtttttttcacgttatggTGTGGAATACGATCTTCTtttgtcccctcgttacgacatttttccccaccttacgtcATCGAATTCCAAAACTGAAACTTGGCTGTTCTCACGCGTACaactgtgcgagtcagtagcttaccaccacgctcttACATCACTGCATATGTCACTAAGAAGCTgttctgctattggtcggcgtcacggcgtcactaagttgccgatacgctattggcctaAATCCCTCCCACAAttcctgagagagatgctgcctctctttttctctttgttatacgcgcgctcagattagaatctcgtgtgcgtttcgtaaagacttgatctcatgtgagtgcttgcgatatcgtatttttttgtacatttagtgctcaattataactttaattcattagccatgggtcccaagatggctagtgatgttaaaggaagAAGTAAGaggatgattactatggaaacgaagctagagatcataaagaaatatgaagaaggcatgcgcatcgatTCCCTCGttagtatgtatggccgtaaccagtctacgattggtagaattatcaagaataagggagccattaaagcaagtaagtcttcataagactgtccttgccagtggaaggacctcaatcaacgacgaaaTTGAGAGACTCCTTCCTATAGGATTTAAGAGAAGGAAAtcactggtgatacactcacgcaatcggtaatttcgcacaaggcgagcgccatcccTGCCGATcttgtggaagcccagagagacggcagaGACAAAGGCAGTTGCAggaagccccccaagagttcaaggcttctcatgggtggtttgattgctttaggaagaggactggtattcactcagtcgtcaagCATGGAGAGACGGCCGGTTCTGACAAtagagcagcagaagaattcctcaaaacATTTGAGAAAGTAATGTCCgcagaaggctacattcctcagcaagtgtttaactgtgatgaaaattgcgttttctggaagaaaatgccccgctgtatatttatcacagctgaagaaaggaaacttcccgTCCATAAACCGATGAAgaacagacttaccctcgcattttgtgcaaatgccagtggggacttaaaaattaagcccctactggtataccactcagagaattatcatgccttcaaggcacaaaatatcacgaagaagaggctctcggtattttggatgTCTAATGCCAAGGTCTGGGTCACGAGggccatatttattgagtgggtaaaagTCTGCTTTGGTCCTGCGGTccagaactttttagaagagaacaatcttcctctcaaatgtctccaggtactggacaatgcccctgctcaccctcctggcctcgaggacatcattcatcctgacttcttcttcatcaaggttctctatctgccaccgaacaccacccctctcctccagcctatggaccagcaagtgattgccaactttaagaagctttacacgaagcatctgttgaaaagatgcttcgaagtgactgaaagcactctaCTCACCCTCTGTGAATTTTGGAAgaggcattttgacatcgttcaatgcctgatgatgatcgacaaagcttggaatgaggtttcatggcgcaccttgaactcctcatggatgAAACTGttgccagctgttgtggcagaacgagacttcgaagATTTTGATCCCTCaacgaagacgaggccgttgatgatcctgcccctgagggtgatgttgaggaaataatttcaatcgggaggtctaTGGGGCTTGTTATCGATGatgctgacgtccataaccttatcgaggtgcacagggaggagcttacgactgaagacttgaaagaGTTGGATGCAAtacagttgaccatcattcaagaagagcacagctctagtggaggcaagggcggggggggggggggggagacagaaGAAACGACATCAGCAAAAATAAGGTTGGCTATcgattggtatgaaaaccttacaagtTTCATTGAAAACAAACACCCAGAAagacttcacacaagtcgtcttatggagagttttaatgacaagtgtatgagtcatttcagaaatatgttgaggaatcgtcagaaacaggcttctttggataaatatttctccaaaagagaagtgtcagaatgcaaagatgataatagtgattttatcaaaaaagctaaaaaggaGTAATTTTTTGAGTTTAAATAACAAAAAtcgtataaaaaaaatttaaagactagaatagtaaaaaaaaaaagtgttttatagtaagaataaatttattattaagtgtacataacataattagtattgatacttttttatctaccGTCTTCTCCCCCCTCTGCCTCTactactaccagctcaagtcacgtcactccaaaggtaataaaattaaatttttcgtttacagtactgtaaaatatataattttgatttatcctgtaatgttttttaattatatactatacagtacatgtatattatatataagtatactttagtacagtgcttactatactattttgttacatactaattttcaaagcTTTTACGTGAGGTTTTGAACGCATCAGCttttctattgcccgccatacgacaccAATTCCCGAACGGATTAATGTTGTAGGGCGGGGgcctactatacacacacacacacacacacacacacatatatatatatatatatatatatatatatatatatatatatatatatatatatatatgtatatatactgtatatatatatatatatatatatatatatatatatatatatatatatatatatatatatatatatatatatatatatatatatttatgtatatatatatatatatatatatatatattatatatatatatatatatatatatatatatgtatatatatatgtatatatatatatatatatataaatatatatatatatataatatatatatatatatatatatatatatatatatataaataaatagatacccatgaatatatatatatttatatatatatatatatatatatatatatatatatattagcatatttatatatatatatatatatatatatatatattagcatatttatatatatatatatatatatatatatatatatatatatatatatatacatatatgtatatatatatatatatatatatatatatatatatatatatatatatatatatatattagcatatttatatatatatatacatatatgtgtatacatatatatatatatatatatatatatatatatatatatatatatatatatatatatatatagatatatatatataaacatatatgtatatatatatacatatatatatatatatatatatatatatatatatatatataaaatatatatatatatatatatatatatatatatatatatatatatatatatatatgtttatatatatgtatgtatatatatatatatatttatatatatgtatgtatatagatacatatataaatttatacatatatatatatatatatatatatatatatatatatatatatatatatatatatatatatatatatatatatatatatatatatatgtatatatatatatttatatatatataagtacgtatatatatatatatatatatatatatatatatatatatatatatatatacatatatatatatatatatatatatatatatatatatatatatatatatgcatacatatatatatatatatatatatatatatataaatatgtatatatatatatatatatatatatatatatttatatatttgtatatatatatatatatatatatatatatatatatatatatatatatatatatatatatatatatatgcataagaaccacagggaaaatgaaaatatgaaatatacgcctaagacctgactagtttcgtgatacttcttcagaggactgatttattgagagaggtttctttacattttatagggaaagtaaacgtgacgaacatacatatagagatttagagaacaatgacactcccttaccagctacctgggcttgagtagggtgttaagtaggaggagtccccaagctcattagacaccggCCAAATAGGGTCAtttttagtggcgggtatattcttgtttttttcttttatactttcagtacagtttatttacatgaaaacacggtagccttatttatataaatacataagcaaagcatacacaaacattcaaatatatatatatatatatatatatatatatatatatatatatatatatacacatacttatacatatatacatatataacatatatacacacatacatatatatacacatatatatatatatatatatatatatatatatatatatatatatatatatatatacacatacatatatatatatatatatatatatatatatatatatatatatatatatatatatgtatatatatatatatatatatatatatatatatacatacatacatatacacacatacatatatatatatatatatatatatatatatatatatatatatatatatatatatatatatatatatatatatacaacattaatatcataaacatataatcatgtatatatcaatacttatatctagcataacactatatagtgccaatatacttatgcatactatataaaataattgtttcctttaatgaatcgtagcttaggtctaaatattaatttcacagcgacgttaattattcacaatacattcaattctacattaagtggttaatgtttttttatatagcttacaaatctctttacatataaaggcatcgagtttatacattccattaccaatattcaagttgttttcaaaggtttcttttataaaactggactttatgatgtttctttccactaagttatttgaatgaaccaatttctttgcacccgaccaattaatagggtgatttttatctctaacgtgagcaaagactGCATTATTATTTTgcgcatacctgacacttttcttatgttgttcaattctcttttctagggctttaccagtttgaccaatatagtattttttacaagcattgcatggaatacgatttacacatcccttggtaatgtcaggagaattcttttttaaggctgttttttattgtatttttactcttaaatgctacatttacattgaagttttttaacagttagggaatttctttaaaagaattacaataaggtagtacaagtaaattttgtgtgttgtagttttttctgttatcgttaccgaaaaaagtcttttttgctgttcttagggcatcatccaacacaatttcaggatactttagtttttttacctattgctctaatcccatttatttgaatatgaaatggtgccaactaaaggattgaggatattcacaaggtacttaggaACCTACAGTACCTTGTGAATAtgctcaatcctttagttggcaccatttcatattcaaatataaaaaataatgtagacttgattaacaaactgaatgaagtacagattaacagtacctgtaggcttgtcagttttgatgtagtctcactattcacaaaagtacctattgatgacatgttggaatttttatctgaaacattagataatagacaattgaatctaccattctccaaacacactttaatataattaattaaactatgtataaaagattgtaaatttgaattcaatgggagattttatgcacaaacttttggtatggctatgggaaaccctttatccccagtattgagcaatctatatatggaattttttgaaagcagaatcttaaataacatcatacctaataatgtaaaatggtttcgatatattgacgacataatatgtgtgtgaccaggaaatgaaaatttaaataacttttttcttagattgaatagtttggtaccatcaataaatttcactatggagctggagaataattgtaccctaccttttttggactgtcgcatacatagatggaacaatagtctcaagttcagtgtatacagaaagccaacgaatatctcgccATATGTCccttattactcaaaccaaggcaacaaagttaagaaatctgtatttacttttatgtttttaagagtatttcgagtctgcagccctgaatatattgatgacgaaataaatgggattagagcaataggtaaaaaactaaagtatcctgaaattgtgttagatgatgccctaagaacagcaaaaaagactttttttcggtaatgataacagaacaaattacaacacacaaaatttacttgtactaccttattgtaattcttttaaagaaattccccaactgctaaaaaacttcaatgtaaatgtagcatttaagagtaaaaatacaataaaaaacagccttaataaagaattctcctgacattaccaagggatgtgtatatcgtattccatgcaatgcttgtgaaaaatactatattggtcaaactggtaaagccctaaaaagagaattgaacaacaaaagaaaagtatcaggtatgctcaagataataatgcagtctttgctcacgttagagatagaaatcaccctattaattggtcaggtgcaaagaaattggttcattcaaataacttagtggaaagaaactgCATATagtccagttttataaaagaaacctttgaaaacaacttgaatattggtcatggaatgtataaacttgacgcctttatatgtaaagagatttgtaagctatatgaaaaaacattaaccacttaatgtagaattaaatgtattgtgaataattaacgtcgctgtgaaattaatatttagacctaagctacgattcattaaaggaaacaattattttatatagtatgcataagtatattggcactatatagtgttatgctagatataagtattgatatatacatgattatatgtttatgatattaatgttgtatatatatgtatgtgtatatatatgtatgtgtgtatatatgtatatatgtatatatgtatatgtatgtgtatctgtatgtataaatatatatatatttgtatgtttgagtatgctttgcttatgtatttatatagataaggctaccgtgttttcatataaataaactgtactgaaagtaaaaaaagaaaaaacaagaatatacccgccactggaAATGACCctatttggcaggtgtctaatgagcttggggactcctcctacttaacacctgactcaagcccaggtagctggcaagggagtgtcattgttctctaaatctctgtatgtatgtccgtacgtttgcttttccctataaaatgtaaagaaacctctctcaataaatcagtcctctgaagaagtatcacgaaactagtcaggactttagcgtatattcgtattttcattttcactgtggttcttctgcatctgagcatcacgttttcctgtgatttattacgcatatatatatatatatatatatatatatatatataatatatatactatatatatatatatataatatatatatatatatatatatatatgtatacacacacacatatatatatatatatatatatatatatatatatatatatatatatatgtatatatatatatatatatatataaatatatatatatatatatatatatatatgaatatatatgtttatatatagtatatatatatatatatatatatatatatgtatatatataaatatatatatatatatatatatatatatatatatatatatatatatatatatatatatatatataagtacacacacacacacacacacatatatatatatatatatatatatatatatatatatatatatatatatatatatgtgtgtgtgtgtgtgtgcatatgtaaatatatatatatatatatatatatatatatatatatatatatatatatatatatatatatatgtatatatatatatatatatatatatatagatatatatatattcatatatatatatatatatatatatatatatatatatgtatacatgtacattatatatatatatatatatatatatatatatatatatatatatatatatatatatatatatatatatatatgtgtgtgtgtatatatatattatatatatatatatatatatatatatatatatatatatatatacataggtatatatatacatacataggtatatatatatatatatatatatatatatatatatatatatatatatatatatatatatatatatatatatatatatatatatatactgtatatatatatatatatatatatatatatatatatatatatatatatatatatatatatagatatatatatatataaatatatatatatatatatatatatatatatatatgtatatatatatatatatatatatatatatatatactgtatatatatacatatatgtgtatatatatatgtatatatatatatatatatatatatatatatatatatatatatatatacagtatatatatatatatatatatatatatatatatatatttatatatatacatatatatatatatatatatatgtatatatatatatacatgtatatatatatacatatatatataaatatatatatatatatatatatatatatatatatatatatatatatatatatatatatatatatatatctatatatatatacatatatatatatatatatatatatatatatatatgtatatatatattattatatatatatgtatttatatatatgtatatatataatatatatataatatatatatatatatacataatatatactatatatatatatgtatatgaatatatatatatatattatatatatatatatatatatatatacatatatatatatatatatatatatatatatatatatatatttgtatagatacatgtatatttgtatatatatatatatatatatatatatatatatgtatgtatatatatatatatatatatatatataaatatacatataaatgtatatgtatgtatgtatatatatatatatatatatatatatatatatatatatatatatatatatatatatatatatttatatatatatacatatatatatacatatatatatatatatatatatatatatatatatatttatatatatatatatttatatatatgtatacatatatatatata
The nucleotide sequence above comes from Palaemon carinicauda isolate YSFRI2023 chromosome 2, ASM3689809v2, whole genome shotgun sequence. Encoded proteins:
- the LOC137618112 gene encoding tigger transposable element-derived protein 1-like; the encoded protein is MASDVKGRSKRMITMETKLEIIKKYEEGMRIDSLVSMYGRNQSTIGRIIKNKGAIKASERHPCRSCGSPERRQRQRQLQEAPQEFKASHGWFDCFRKRTGIHSVVKHGETAGSDNRAAEEFLKTFEKVMSAEGYIPQQVFNCDENCVFWKKMPRCIFITAEERKLPVHKPMKNRLTLAFCANASGDLKIKPLLVYHSENYHAFKAQNITKKRLSVFWMSNAKVWVTRAIFIEWVKVCFGPAVQNFLEENNLPLKCLQRHFDIVQCLMMIDKAWNEVSWRTLNSSWMKLLPAVVAERDFEDFDPSTKTRPLMILPLRVMLRK